In Mytilus trossulus isolate FHL-02 chromosome 6, PNRI_Mtr1.1.1.hap1, whole genome shotgun sequence, a single window of DNA contains:
- the LOC134722911 gene encoding C-type lectin domain family 4 member A-like, translated as MNELFEKSGAVGITLADNKIRCIRDCEAKEECLSVFYNVDSKECVMHNKQFDSSSFPVPSGSGATWRYYLTTDVTGNCSPENNYYRPLQFCYSVHEMNSMKFNDTNNFCAARGGKLAAVTSQEMQDYFTNILADRPHVRICIAGNEQPDGSWKLEDGTAMSYFNWYPGQPESATQRCIVIKATSLGDMWMDRNCLTSFLYSCSFVCEY; from the exons aTGAATGAACTGTTTGAAAAATCTGGTGCTGTTGGAATAACTCTTGCTGACAACAAAATTCGATGCATTAGAGACTGCGAAGCTAAAGAAGAGTGTCTTTCTGTTTTCTACAACGTGGACTCGAAAGAGTGCGTAATGCATAATAAACAGTTCGACTCATCATCGTTTCCGGTACCAAGTGGTTCGGGAGCTACATGGAGATATTATCTCACAACAGATG TTACAGGCAACTGTTCTCCAGAAAACAATTACTACAGACCACTTCAGTTTTGCTACAGTGTGCATGAAATGAATTCCATGAAATTTAATGACACAAATAACTTCTGTGCTGCGAGAGGCGGAAAGCTTGCTGCTGTGACTTCTCAAGAAATGCAAGATTATTTCACGAATATTTtag CTGATAGACCCCATGTCAGAATATGTATAGCAGGCAATGAGCAACCAGACGGGAGTTGGAAATTAGAAGACGGCACCGCTATGTCATATTTTAACTGGTACCCTGGACAACCAGAATCTGCGACTCAGCGTTGTATTGTTATAAAAGCTACATCACTTGGGGATATGTGGATGGATCGTAACTGTCTTACGTCTTTCCTTTATAGCTGTTCATTTGTTTGTGAATACTAA
- the LOC134722910 gene encoding low affinity immunoglobulin epsilon Fc receptor-like — translation MRHSDYGWVSIEKNSYATVTCPAEHIYYRQLQFCYSIHESDPIDFIQIKTFCSSRGGELAAVTSNEMNNYFKEFLADRPNIRVCIAGEEQLDGSWELEDGTSMTYFNWYPGQPESGNQGCIVIKATSLGDMWMDASCAYSQSCSFVCEY, via the exons ATGCGTCACTCAGATTACGGATGGgtttcaatagaaaaaaacagttaTG CAACAGTCACCTGTCCTGCAGAACATATCTACTATAGGCAACTTCAATTTTGCTACAGCATACATGAAAGTGATCCAATAGATTTCATACAGATCAAAACATTCTGCTCATCAAGGGGTGGAGAACTAGCTGCTGTTACCTCAAATGAGATGAAcaattactttaaagaatttcTAG CTGACAGACCCAATATAAGGGTTTGTATAGCAGGAGAAGAGCAACTAGATGGGAGTTGGGAATTAGAAGATGGCACCAGTATGACATATTTCAACTGGTACCCTGGACAACCAGAATCTGGTAATCAGGGATGTATTGTCATCAAAGCAACATCACTTGGTGACATGTGGATGGACGCCTCATGTGCATATTCACAGAGCTGTTCATTTGTGTGTGAATATTAG
- the LOC134721684 gene encoding uncharacterized protein LOC134721684 encodes MFLAGRLSTCPIQYVMYVGAASSCKGKTKQICRSIFTARNVSNSIQKPIIHLNALKPQCIGWRIDHSQSFSKNVIHYIGESPGKKRKTIEQELAALMDKWEMKKAVNLFRESVENGVFPDLSIVLNLLQQLGNLGDYDCLLSLRELLMDNKLCSIDTFFGCLQEAYYYSGRLDEAILLLRILYHDLRNFNDVDIFFTLVGVMLLQHFPLRFELIESFAKDCRDKEWPDLLPTAGLWKCFVLTKNFEKAEQLLATHSGIKQNIAEMVNHIVEKKNKVEVDRLSVLNYLKQSSIITKENQRISIYLHLLRELVQEKNWSAVLDCLKEAKERKIVLPVEEVKVLRAKAEQVLFDDDFDNFTLMQCIDKLKKYNNSIKSGKKKSG; translated from the exons ATGTTTTTGGCAGGAAGACTTTCAACATGTCCAATacaatatgtcatgtatgttggTGCTGCATCTTCTTGTAAAGgaaaaactaaacaaatttGCAGGTCAATTTTTACGGCTAGAAATGTTTCAAATTCTATCCAGAAACCAATAATACACTTAAATGCTTTAAAACCTCAATGCATAGGATGGAGAATTGATCATAGTCAATCATTCTCTAAAAATGTGATTCATTACATAGGAGAATCTCcaggtaaaaaaagaaaaactattgAACAGGAACTAGCTGCTTTAATGGACAAATGGGAGATGAAAAAAGCTGTTAATTTATTCCGTGAGAGCGTTGAGAATGGTGTTTTCCCCGACTTAAGTATAGTCCTAAATTTGCTACAACAACTTGGTAACCTTGGTGATTATGATTGTTTGTTGTCACTACGAGAATTACTTATGGACAATAAGTTATGTTCTATAGATACCTTTTTTGGTTGTTTGCAGGAAGCATATTACTATAGCGGTCGATTAGATGAGGCAATTTTATTGCTGCGAATTCTTTATCATGATTTGAGAAATTTCAATGATGTCGATATTTTCTTTACTTTGGTTGGTGTTATGCTTTTACAACACTTCCCACTTCGGTTTGAACTTATTGAAAGTTTTGCTAAAGACTGCCGTGACAAAGAATGGCCAGACCTTCTGCCAACAGCAGGCTTGTGGAAGTGTTTTGTTCTAactaaaaattttgaaaaagctgAACAATTATTGGCTACACATAGTGGAATTAAACAGAATATAGCAGAAATGGTAAATCATATAGTTGAGAAGAAGAACAAAGTTGAGGTTGACAGACTTAGTGTGCTCAACTATTTGAAACAGTCTTCAATAATTACCAAAGAAAATCAAAGAATCTCTATTTATCTCCATTTGCTTAGAGAGTTAG tTCAGGAGAAGAATTGGAGTGCAGTACTTGATTGCTTAAAAGAGGCAAAGGAAAGAAAGATAGTGTTACCTGTAGAGGAGGTGAAAGTGCTAAGAGCTAAAGCAGAACAAGTTTTGTTTGATgatgattttgataattttacccTTATGCAGTGCATAGACAAGCTTAAAAAGTATAATAATTCTATAAAATCAGGCAAAAAGAAATCTGGATAA